In Pirellulales bacterium, the sequence CACGACATGCACGCCACGATCCTGCATCTCTTGGGCCTGGATCACGAGCGGCTTACCTACCGCTTCGGCGGCCGCGATTTCCGCCTGACCGACGTACACGGCCACGTGATCCGCGAAATCCTGGCTTAGCAGCCTGTTGAAAAAAGCCCTCGTGGCTTTTTTCAACCTCGCCAAGTGCGAAGCAAAGCTTCACACGGCTCGCAAAATAACGACTTACGTCGATATTTTGCCATCGCATCCCTGCGATGTCGCAGCCCGTTGTGTTCTTCAACAGGCTGTTAGACCGCCGCGACTATCGACCTGCGCCGACTGGTGTCGTTCGCTTAATCGCGAGCGTCGGTTCTGTCGCGCACGCTCTCGATCTCGACGGTCAGACGGCCGTCGTCGCGGCGCTTCAAACGCAATTCCAGCCGCGATTTTTCGGCCGATACATAGTGTGCTGTCGCTCCGGCCTCCTCTTTACGGCTAACACGCAGTTCGGCGGCGGGCACCGACCAGCCGCGTGCCGCCAATTCGCCATCGAAGAAAGTAAGCAGTTTTTCCACCGGTTGACGCGTCGTGCAGCGCAGCTGCGGAAGGTTCGGATCAAACTGGATATTCTCTCCATCCGACGGGAACGGCAGATCGTGGGACAGCTTCACCGCGGCGTACTGGACGCTGGTCTGATTCTCACGCCCCGGTTCAACCGTCAAAAAGACCGACACCGCATGGGATCCGCGCTTGAAGGACGCGATGCGTTTATCGGACTTCTCTTCGGGCGATAGCGGCGAAGCGTACTGTTGCCAGCCCGCCTGCGTCAATTGTGCCGCAATGAGTGATCCGGCCTTGTCGATGCTCTCGCGAGCGATGTAGATCGTGGTGGTGGGACTGACGAAGATCGCGCGCACTTCGTTGGCGCGCGGCAGCCGGCTCGTGTCGGTTTCCGCCCCCTCGATCGACACGCGCGCGCCCGAGCAGCCCACCGCGAACCCCATCAAGGTTGCGCCGCAGAGCAGCACCAGGTCGGCGGCCCGAAATTTCATAAAGGTATCAAGAGCGCGGCAAGGAGAAGACGAGTACGCCGTTACGGCGAACGAGCGAATAATTCTGGCCGGAATCGCGCCCTCGGACAAGGCGAAATCATCGACTGCTCGGCGGTAGAGTTGGCCGCCGACAAGGATTCGCGATACGATTCCTGAGATTGGCGGAATTACGCGCCGCAAGTTTCTTCGTCGATCGGACCGTATTGATAATCCGTCTCAATAGATACTCACAGGAGGTTGGGCCATGTCGGAAGTCTCGCGACGCGGATTCATCGGGTCAGCCGCGGCGGCCAGTATGCTTGCGCTCAACGCGGCCGAGGCGCAGGAGGGATTTCCGTTCAAGAACAACGTGCCTGACCCACTGTTATCCGGCAAAGAGCTGCCGACGTTTAAATTTCAGCTCGAAAAGTCCGAGGGCCGCACGCTGGACGGCAGCTACGGCAAGGAAGCGACCGTGCTGCAACTGCCGATCTCGAAAGGAATCGCCGGCGTCTCGATGAGACTCGAGCCGGGCGTGATCCGCGAATTGCATTGGCACGCCACGGCCGCGGAATGGGCCTTTGTGATCGAAGGGCGCTGCCGCACGACGGTCGCCGACCCGCAAGGCAACTCGCAAACCAACGACTTCGATCCCGGCGACGTCTGGTATTTCCCGCGCGGCCACGGTCATTCGATTCAATGCCTGGGAAAGCAGCCGTGCCACTTCATCCTGATTTTCGACAATGGTTACTTCTCGGAGTTCGGCACGTTCAGCATCAGCGACTGGATCGGCCACACGCCCAAGGCGCTCTTGGCGAAAAACTTCGGCCTGCCCGAGTCGGCCTTCGACGGCTTTCCCAAGGACGAAGTCTATTTCGCGCGCGGGCCGGTGCCGCCAGACATTCAGCAGCCGCCCTTGCAGGGAGGCTTGAGATCTTCGCCCGAAACGCACCGCTTTCGTATGCTCGCGCAAGAGCCGCACTCGGTTTACAAAGGCGGGCGCGAATGGCGCGTGGGAGCGGATCGGTTTCCGATTTCGCAAACCGTGACGGGCGTGATCCTCGATCTCGAGCCCGGGGGCCTGCGCGAATTGCACTGGCATCCCACGGCCGACGAATGGCAGTACGTGATCCACGGCCAGGTGAACGTCAGTATGTTCGGATCGCACGGCCGCTACCGGACCGAAACGCTCGACAAAGGCGACGTCGGCTACATCCCGCAGGGCTACGGCCACTCGATCGAGAACACCGGCAAAAAGGCGGCTCGCGTCCTGATCGCGTTCAACACAGGACATTATCAGGCGATCGATCTGTCGCAGTGGATCGCCAGCAATCCGAAATATCTGCTGGCCGCGAATTTCAACAAGCCGGAGGCGCTGTTCGAGAAATTCCCGACCGACCGCGTGTTCATCGCTCCGCCGAACCCACCGAAGCAGAGCGAGCGTGAGATACGCTGAAGAAAGGCGGCTCGTCGGCGTGACGACGTGAGGGCTAAGAAGCTGCTTTGCTCGACGCTTCGTAGCGGCCGAAGATCATGCGGCCGGCGCTGGTTTGCAGCACGCTGGTCACGGCGATCTTGACGGTCTTGTTCAAATGATCGCGGCCCCCCTCGACCACGATCATCGTACCGTCGTCCAGGTAGCCGACGCCTTGGCCCGGCTCTTCGCCCGGCTTGACGATCCGCACGTCGAGCGATTCGCCCGGCAAGAATACCGGCTTGAGCGCGTTGGCCAGATCGTTGAGATTGATGACGTCTACGCCCTGCACCTGAGCGACCTTGTTCAGGTTGTAGTCGTTCGTGACGATCTTTCCGTCGAGATGCTTGGCCAACATCACGAGCTTCAGATCGACCGGATGGCCGGCGAACTCCGGCAGATCGCGGTCGTACATTTGCAGGTCGACGTTTTCGCTGGCGCGCAGCTTGTGCAGCACGTCCAGCCCGCGGCGACCGCGGCTGCGCCGCGAGCGATCGGCGCTATCGGCGATGTTCTGCAACTCTGCCAGCACGAAGCGCGGCATGATCAATTGACTGTCGAAGATCTTGGTTTCGACCACGTCGGCAATTCGGCCGTCGATCACCACGCTCGTATCCAGGATGTAGGGCTTGAGCCCCTTGACCTCTTTTGCGAACTCGACGTACGGGATGATGAAGCGGAAGTCATTGCGCGTCTGCATGAGCAGGCTGATACAGACGTAGCACAGCACGACGCCCAGCGCCAGATTGATCGTCGGGAGATAAACCTCGAATACCGGATGCGGGGCGATCGCCTGGCTGACGACATAGGCCAGGAACAGACCGACGATCGTGCCGAAATAGACGCTGGAAATCACCTCCAGCCGCTTGTTGCGCGTGACGACGTCAACCGCGATGACGGCCAGCGCCAGGCCGATAATGCCCGCGAACACGCCCCAGGTGAGCCCGGGGCTCTCCTTGGGGAACCACTTGGCGCTGATGACCGACGCCGCCAGGCCAATCGACACCATCACGA encodes:
- a CDS encoding cupin domain-containing protein, with the protein product MSEVSRRGFIGSAAAASMLALNAAEAQEGFPFKNNVPDPLLSGKELPTFKFQLEKSEGRTLDGSYGKEATVLQLPISKGIAGVSMRLEPGVIRELHWHATAAEWAFVIEGRCRTTVADPQGNSQTNDFDPGDVWYFPRGHGHSIQCLGKQPCHFILIFDNGYFSEFGTFSISDWIGHTPKALLAKNFGLPESAFDGFPKDEVYFARGPVPPDIQQPPLQGGLRSSPETHRFRMLAQEPHSVYKGGREWRVGADRFPISQTVTGVILDLEPGGLRELHWHPTADEWQYVIHGQVNVSMFGSHGRYRTETLDKGDVGYIPQGYGHSIENTGKKAARVLIAFNTGHYQAIDLSQWIASNPKYLLAANFNKPEALFEKFPTDRVFIAPPNPPKQSEREIR
- a CDS encoding DUF1501 domain-containing protein — its product is HDMHATILHLLGLDHERLTYRFGGRDFRLTDVHGHVIREILA
- a CDS encoding PIN domain-containing protein; translated protein: MTSKVAAKPAQKGDSSISLLVLRIFFVMVSIGLAASVISAKWFPKESPGLTWGVFAGIIGLALAVIAVDVVTRNKRLEVISSVYFGTIVGLFLAYVVSQAIAPHPVFEVYLPTINLALGVVLCYVCISLLMQTRNDFRFIIPYVEFAKEVKGLKPYILDTSVVIDGRIADVVETKIFDSQLIMPRFVLAELQNIADSADRSRRSRGRRGLDVLHKLRASENVDLQMYDRDLPEFAGHPVDLKLVMLAKHLDGKIVTNDYNLNKVAQVQGVDVINLNDLANALKPVFLPGESLDVRIVKPGEEPGQGVGYLDDGTMIVVEGGRDHLNKTVKIAVTSVLQTSAGRMIFGRYEASSKAAS